A single Hypanus sabinus isolate sHypSab1 chromosome 24, sHypSab1.hap1, whole genome shotgun sequence DNA region contains:
- the LOC132380419 gene encoding uncharacterized protein LOC132380419 isoform X4: MRETQKTPGPYLPSCPVHSQLQESSFEDPDLEFHTDYGTRSRGSISGRCSACQGLGPRVRLGFGSLGSRRSGDGRTECGQGAVRVCELQLHSSYGSSLSRSRISPSGLLFCNLRMRPGGTAPWGRGTDSSPESPTEVLQEIEKSRQRCTLLSIKGPST; encoded by the exons ATGCGTGAAACCCAGAAGACTCCTGGACCGTATCTGCCCAGCTGCCCTGTGCATTCACAGCTCCAGGAG agttcttttgaagaccctgacctggagttccaCACTGActatgggacccgctctcggggttccaTATCCGGTCGTTGTTCGGCATGCCAAGGGCTCGGCCCAAGAGTCCGGCTCGGAttcggaagcctaggatctcgacgctctggagacgggcggaccGAAT gtggccaGGGTGCCGTCAGAGTCTGTGAGCTACAGCTGCACTCAAGCTATGGTTCCTCACTTTCTCGATCTCGGATCTCGCCGAGCGGCCTGCTATTCTGCAATCTCCGCATGCGGCCTGGAGGAACTGCGCCTTGGGGTCGCGGCACTGATTCTTCACCAGAGTCGCCAACTGAAGTGCTGCAGGAGATTGAAAAATCGAGACAGCGGTGCACGCTGCTATCGATAAAAGGCCCCAGCACTTGA
- the LOC132380419 gene encoding uncharacterized protein LOC132380419 isoform X2, translating to MDYTKSLAEHTESWRNSARLQHLWRELTSQAREWRTCGIRGHRRPWRRSHWSSFEDPDLEFHTDYGTRSRGSISGRCSACQGLGPRVRLGFGSLGSRRSGDGRTECGQGAVRVCELQLHSSYGSSLSRSRISPSGLLFCNLRMRPGGTAPWGRGTDSSPESPTEVLQEIEKSRQRCTLLSIKGPST from the exons ATGGATTATACAAAGTCTCTGGCGGAACacacagaaagctggaggaactcagcacgtctacagcatctgtggagagagttgACTTCTCaggccagagagtggagaacctgtggaattcgtggCCACAGGCGGCCGTGGAGAcgaagccattgg agttcttttgaagaccctgacctggagttccaCACTGActatgggacccgctctcggggttccaTATCCGGTCGTTGTTCGGCATGCCAAGGGCTCGGCCCAAGAGTCCGGCTCGGAttcggaagcctaggatctcgacgctctggagacgggcggaccGAAT gtggccaGGGTGCCGTCAGAGTCTGTGAGCTACAGCTGCACTCAAGCTATGGTTCCTCACTTTCTCGATCTCGGATCTCGCCGAGCGGCCTGCTATTCTGCAATCTCCGCATGCGGCCTGGAGGAACTGCGCCTTGGGGTCGCGGCACTGATTCTTCACCAGAGTCGCCAACTGAAGTGCTGCAGGAGATTGAAAAATCGAGACAGCGGTGCACGCTGCTATCGATAAAAGGCCCCAGCACTTGA
- the LOC132380419 gene encoding uncharacterized protein LOC132380419 isoform X3, producing the protein MVHVKVWLKYDLTSRKMVGVRGQLSQQQDLLKQPWIFYGYSMDYTKSLAEHTESWRNSARLQHLWRELTSQAREWRTCGIRGHRRPWRRSHWNVDIECVKPRRLLDRICPAALCIHSSRRVLLKTLTWSSTLTMGPALGVPYPVVVRHAKGSAQESGSDSEA; encoded by the exons ATGGTTCATGTAAAAGTGTGGCTAAAGTATGACCTCACATCAAGGAAGATGGTTGGAGTTAGAGGTCAATTATCCCAGCAACAAG ATCTCCTAAAACAGCCCTGGATCTTCTATGGCTACTCCATGGATTATACAAAGTCTCTGGCGGAACacacagaaagctggaggaactcagcacgtctacagcatctgtggagagagttgACTTCTCaggccagagagtggagaacctgtggaattcgtggCCACAGGCGGCCGTGGAGAcgaagccattgg AATGTTGACATAGAATGCGTGAAACCCAGAAGACTCCTGGACCGTATCTGCCCAGCTGCCCTGTGCATTCACAGCTCCAGGAG agttcttttgaagaccctgacctggagttccaCACTGActatgggacccgctctcggggttccaTATCCGGTCGTTGTTCGGCATGCCAAGGGCTCGGCCCAAGAGTCCGGCTCGGAttcggaagcctag
- the LOC132380419 gene encoding uncharacterized protein LOC132380419 isoform X1 — translation MVHVKVWLKYDLTSRKMVGVRGQLSQQQDLLKQPWIFYGYSMDYTKSLAEHTESWRNSARLQHLWRELTSQAREWRTCGIRGHRRPWRRSHWSSFEDPDLEFHTDYGTRSRGSISGRCSACQGLGPRVRLGFGSLGSRRSGDGRTECGQGAVRVCELQLHSSYGSSLSRSRISPSGLLFCNLRMRPGGTAPWGRGTDSSPESPTEVLQEIEKSRQRCTLLSIKGPST, via the exons ATGGTTCATGTAAAAGTGTGGCTAAAGTATGACCTCACATCAAGGAAGATGGTTGGAGTTAGAGGTCAATTATCCCAGCAACAAG ATCTCCTAAAACAGCCCTGGATCTTCTATGGCTACTCCATGGATTATACAAAGTCTCTGGCGGAACacacagaaagctggaggaactcagcacgtctacagcatctgtggagagagttgACTTCTCaggccagagagtggagaacctgtggaattcgtggCCACAGGCGGCCGTGGAGAcgaagccattgg agttcttttgaagaccctgacctggagttccaCACTGActatgggacccgctctcggggttccaTATCCGGTCGTTGTTCGGCATGCCAAGGGCTCGGCCCAAGAGTCCGGCTCGGAttcggaagcctaggatctcgacgctctggagacgggcggaccGAAT gtggccaGGGTGCCGTCAGAGTCTGTGAGCTACAGCTGCACTCAAGCTATGGTTCCTCACTTTCTCGATCTCGGATCTCGCCGAGCGGCCTGCTATTCTGCAATCTCCGCATGCGGCCTGGAGGAACTGCGCCTTGGGGTCGCGGCACTGATTCTTCACCAGAGTCGCCAACTGAAGTGCTGCAGGAGATTGAAAAATCGAGACAGCGGTGCACGCTGCTATCGATAAAAGGCCCCAGCACTTGA
- the LOC132380419 gene encoding uncharacterized protein LOC132380419 isoform X5: protein MTSHQGRWLELEVNYPSNKSSFEDPDLEFHTDYGTRSRGSISGRCSACQGLGPRVRLGFGSLGSRRSGDGRTECGQGAVRVCELQLHSSYGSSLSRSRISPSGLLFCNLRMRPGGTAPWGRGTDSSPESPTEVLQEIEKSRQRCTLLSIKGPST from the exons ATGACCTCACATCAAGGAAGATGGTTGGAGTTAGAGGTCAATTATCCCAGCAACAAG agttcttttgaagaccctgacctggagttccaCACTGActatgggacccgctctcggggttccaTATCCGGTCGTTGTTCGGCATGCCAAGGGCTCGGCCCAAGAGTCCGGCTCGGAttcggaagcctaggatctcgacgctctggagacgggcggaccGAAT gtggccaGGGTGCCGTCAGAGTCTGTGAGCTACAGCTGCACTCAAGCTATGGTTCCTCACTTTCTCGATCTCGGATCTCGCCGAGCGGCCTGCTATTCTGCAATCTCCGCATGCGGCCTGGAGGAACTGCGCCTTGGGGTCGCGGCACTGATTCTTCACCAGAGTCGCCAACTGAAGTGCTGCAGGAGATTGAAAAATCGAGACAGCGGTGCACGCTGCTATCGATAAAAGGCCCCAGCACTTGA